A portion of the Drosophila sechellia strain sech25 chromosome 2R, ASM438219v1, whole genome shotgun sequence genome contains these proteins:
- the LOC116800671 gene encoding venom peptide SjAPI, producing the protein MVWFKSLCLLLLPALLMNSLMATGIDEDHILNHDVDPDPGRMKYIWNPFSGFCGENATMVRCAGVCPETCAFKSLKCPKYCGVNCVCKPDYVFNENLQLCILKTDCPLDMKQLVVETHRVFQ; encoded by the coding sequence ATGGTTTGGTTCAAATCCCTctgcttgctgctgctgccggccTTACTGATGAATTCGCTCATGGCAACGGGCATCGACGAGGATCATATCCTGAACCATGATGTGGACCCGGATCCCGGCCGCATGAAGTACATATGGAATCCGTTTTCGGGATTTTGCGGCGAGAATGCCACCATGGTGAGGTGTGCTGGAGTTTGCCCCGAAACCTGTGCCTTCAAATCGCTCAAGTGTCCTAAATATTGCGGTGTAAATTGCGTATGCAAACCTGACTATGTTTTTAACGAAAATTTGCAACTGTGCATCCTAAAAACTGATTGTCCTCTAGACATGAAGCAATTGGTTGTAGAAACTCATCGCGTTTTTCAGTAA
- the LOC116800672 gene encoding uncharacterized protein LOC116800672: MCAFGYLLFFALLLTTILVLSIIFATTSKRSMLDSFVLVFNYTQEHQPDQEMQQQQQPTDYQQQPQMFLKQKIF, translated from the coding sequence ATGTGCGCTTTTGGTTACCTATTGTTTTTCGCCCTATTGTTAACAACAATTCTGGTGCTGTCCATTATTTTCGCCACCACCTCCAAGCGATCCATGTTGGATAGCTTTGTACTAGTATTCAATTACACACAAGAACACCAGCCAGACCAAGaaatgcagcaacaacaacaaccaacgGACTATCAGCAACAACCACAAATGTTCctaaaacagaaaatatttTGA
- the LOC6609489 gene encoding uncharacterized protein LOC6609489 gives MMAWPTVYLVVQLIGILLQKHILIAEDSAEDQITWPDDIGEHNLESELTWPNELPVTVTSGMTFRTARTLDHFDALRDDEEFMENPHKKVFDEFDSLEQRYHIVHPIGEEIALKRMPMPEEKYIKQPFKFGCCHNSTNVGCAGVCPETCEYRSKYCVPLCGPPCRCKRGYVYNIPHNACTLRSDCPKGIVQSKNGIYRVFL, from the coding sequence atGATGGCATGGCCGACAGTTTATTTGGTCGTACAGCTAATTGGAATTCTCCTTCAAAAACATATACTGATAGCAGAAGATTCTGCTGAGGACCAGATTACCTGGCCGGACGACATTGGCGAGCATAACTTGGAATCTGAGTTGACCTGGCCCAATGAACTTCCAGTAACAGTAACTAGTGGCATGACTTTTCGCACCGCTCGAACCTTGGATCATTTCGATGCTTTGCGAGACGATGAGGAGTTCATGGAGAACCCGCATAAAAAGGTTTTTGACGAATTCGATAGCCTGGAGCAAAGATACCACATCGTTCATCCAATAGGTGAAGAAATAGCCCTCAAGCGGATGCCGATGCCTGAGGAGAAGTATATTAAACAGCCCTTCAAATTCGGCTGCTGTCACAACTCCACAAATGTGGGATGTGCTGGCGTTTGTCCGGAGACTTGTGAGTACCGCTCCAAATACTGCGTACCGCTTTGCGGACCGCCCTGTCGCTGTAAGCGTGGATATGTTTACAATATTCCACACAACGCATGCACTCTGCGCTCCGACTGTCCCAAGGGGATCGTTCAGAGTAAGAACGGGATATACAGGGTGTTTTTGTGA
- the LOC6609491 gene encoding superoxide dismutase [Mn], mitochondrial, giving the protein MFVARKISQTASLAVRGKHTLPKLPYDYAALEPIICREIMELHHQKHHQTYVNNLNAAEEQLEEAKSKSDTTKLIQLAPALRFNGGGHINHTIFWQNLSPNKSQPSDELKKAIESQWKSLEEFKKELTTLTVAVQGSGWGWLGFNKKSGKLQLAALPNQDPLEASTGLIPLFGIDVWEHAYYLQYKNVRPSYVEAIWDIANWDDISCRFQEAKKLGC; this is encoded by the exons ATGTTCGTGGCCCGTAAAATTTCGCAAACTGCAAG CCTGGCGGTGCGTGGCAAGCACACCCTGCCGAAGCTGCCCTACGACTATGCCGCCCTGGAGCCCATCATCTGCCGGGAGATCATGGAGCTGCACCACCAGAAGCACCACCAGACCTACGTCAACAATCTGAATGCCGCcgaggagcagctggaggaggCCAAGTCGAAGAGCGACACCACCAAGCTGATTCAGCTGGCTCCTGCCCTGCGTTTCAATGGCGGTGGCCACATCAACCACACCATCTTCTGGCAGAACCTCTCGCCCAACAAGAGCCAGCCCAGCGACGAACTGAAGAAGGCCATCGAGTCGCAGTGGAAGAGTCTCGAGGAGTTCAAGAAGGAGCTGACCACGCTGACCGTGGCGGTCCAGGGCTCCGGCTGGGGCTGGCTGGGCTTCAACAAGAAGTCGGGCAAACTGCAACTGGCCGCCCTGCCCAACCAGGATCCCCTGGAGGCCTCCACCGGCCTGATCCCCCTCTTCGGCATCGATGTCTGGGAGCACGCCTACTATCTGCAGTACAAGAACGTGCGTCCCTCCTACGTGGAGGCCATCTGGGACATCGCCAACTGGGACGACATCTCGTGCCGCTTCCAGGAGGCCAAGAAACTCGGGTGCTAA
- the LOC6609490 gene encoding mitochondrial sodium/calcium exchanger protein, which produces MSSTDTKTTKSDVFFVPNAMDAEFDNFWKTVSCFAANNFPFEERCDFVKKAVDCNSSTNVIPYMRLLACDLKCINQFQEMIFIALFVAFCFQILVILIYTINVYYSPALKAVSRFLHMNEHLAGVTLMAFGNTSADLFANLASVERHVPVFANNLSSALFVITISGGLICYISPFKMNSYETVRDILFLLLATLLMDYFASHHFTLSYDELKFLIVLLVYISYIIINVADVYLLQKTIASTRAKMQKLLDEKETPEIALKLQELERKLEYYSQDTRVEILEKSSSISITRIRYTTMRMIRNPRVSVNRRYTRTMMLDYTQSKNQGIFRDFFLSLRPIKCQAWKQAELLNRVLLLIRAPAVVICTLYIPLVDYELEKHGWNKLLNAINVVVNPALSISIFLSFMHRKANVLWYISLQNTLMYGAYSFVLTVPFAVFILFHSRTDVPPSYHWVFTIMNLTGSMFLIFLCATEIDTVLEVIGNILSIDDNYMGATVKAFTGNLGTLFANTAVAIHGYPKMAFASAIGGSFFTIVVTGNTVAYVRSLVGNRCDDHIEEYGEIAFIFLNMALFTILLWSTTLGFFARRSMGLYSIGLYVVYLLFVTLVHEEVIHSFSKDVRVKSAFADI; this is translated from the exons ATGTCGTCCACCGACACAAAAACAACCAAATCCGATGTTTTTTTCGTGCCAAACGCGATGGACGCGGAATTTGACAATTTTTGGAAAACGGTTAGCTGTTTTGCGGCCAACAACTTTCCGTTCGAGGAGCGATGTGATTTCGTAAAGAAAGCGGTGGACTGCAATTCGAGCACGAATGTAATTCCATACATGAGACTGCTGGCCTGCGATCTGAAGTGTATCAATCAGTTCCAGGAAATGATCTTCATCGCCTTGTTCGTGGCGTTCTGCTTTCAGATTTTGGTTATACTAATCTACACGATCAATGTTTA CTATAGTCCTGCTCTGAAGGCCGTATCCCGATTCCTTCATATGAACGAGCATTTGGCGGGAGTTACCCTGATGGCCTTTGGAAACACTTCCGCCGACCTATTCGCCAACTTGGCCAGCGTTGAACGTCATGTGCCGGTGTTTGCCAACAACTTGTCGTCAGCCCTGTTTGTGATTACGATTTCCGGTGGCCTAATCTGCTACATTTCCCCCTTCAAGATGAATTCCTACGAAACGGTCCGCGACATTTTATTTCTTCTCTTAGCGACTTTATTGATGGATTACTTTGCATCGCACCATTTCACATTGAGCTATGATGAATTGAAATTTTTAA TTGTACTCTTGGTTTACATTAGCTACATCATTATCAACGTGGCAGATGTGTACTTATTACAAAAGACCATAGCCT CAACGCGTGCGAAAATGCAAAAACTTCTGGATGAGAAGGAAACACCTGAAATAGCATTGAAACTTCAAGAACTCGAGAGAAAGCTGGAGTATTATTCACAGGATACGAGGGTGGAGATTTTGGAAAAAAGCAGTAGTATCTCGATAACCAGAATACGCTACACCACAATGAGAATGATTCGAAATCCTCGTGTTAGCGTTAATCGACGCTACACCCGAACTATGATGCTTGATTACACGCAATCGAAGAACCAAGGGATCTTCAGGGATTTCTTCCTTTCCCTCAGGCCCATCAAGTGCCAGGCTTGGAAGCAGGCGGAACTTCTTAACCGGGTCCTACTGTTGATCAGGGCTCCGGCCGTCGTCATCTGCACCCTGTATATTCCCCTGGTGGACTACGAATTGGAGAAACATGGCTGGAACAAGCTACTAAACGCCATCAATGTAGTAGTCAATCCTGCACTATCAATATCGATATTTTTGT CTTTCATGCATAGGAAAGCGAACGTTCTATGGTATATAAGCCTGCAGAACACCCTGATGTATGGAGCCTACTCCTTCGTACTCACTGTGCCATTTGCAGTGTTCATTCTCTTCCATTCACGGACTGATGTGCCACCATCTTATCACTGG GTGTTTACCATAATGAATCTAACAGGATCGATGTTCTTAATCTTTCTCTGCGCCACGGAAATCGATACAGTCCTCGAGGTGATTGGAAACATATTGTCCATAGATGACAACTACATGGGCGCCACTGTGAAGGCATTTACAGGGAATCTGGGCACACTATTCGCGAACACCGCTGTGGCCATTCATGGCTATCCAAAAATGGCTTTTGCATCCGCCATAGGAGGATCTTTTTTCA CTATCGTTGTCACTGGGAACACTGTGGCCTACGTAAGAAGTCTGGTGGGAAATCGATGTGATGACCACATAGAAGAATATGGTGAAATCGCCTTCATATTTCTCAACATGGCACTCTTTACCATTTTGCTCTGGTCCACAACGTTGGGATTTTTCGCCCGCCGTTCAATGGGATTGTATTCGATTGGGCTATACGTTGTCTACTTGTTGTTCGTGACTCTGGTTCATGAGGAAGTCATTCATTCGTTTAGTAAAGACGTTCGGGTGAAATCAGCATTTGCTGATATTTAA